Proteins encoded together in one Desulfovibrio sp. UCD-KL4C window:
- a CDS encoding class I SAM-dependent methyltransferase, translating to MDKLKTKVERYWNWRSSSYALDIEKSPETEKAWDTTIKILAKPGQTQEALDIGTGPGQLAFYLAGAGFNVTGMDISPNMISSARKKAKEMDFVINFRTGDAEKLDFADNSFDVVVSRNLIWTLPNPDLALKEWYRVLKPGGRIIVSDGFWCNQTWRRFYQIPMNMLKGMLQINSRISLRFFLHYASMIKHLPLYEGVKENEVQKLMQCAGFSEVFSWDIGQYFPKNPYAFAMSVRPSFFIVYADK from the coding sequence ATGGATAAATTGAAAACAAAGGTCGAAAGGTACTGGAATTGGCGGAGTTCAAGCTACGCTCTGGATATTGAAAAATCACCCGAAACGGAAAAAGCTTGGGATACAACAATTAAAATTCTGGCAAAACCTGGTCAGACTCAAGAAGCATTGGATATAGGTACCGGTCCAGGACAGCTGGCCTTTTACCTTGCCGGAGCCGGTTTTAACGTAACCGGAATGGATATATCCCCCAACATGATAAGTAGCGCCCGAAAAAAGGCGAAAGAAATGGACTTTGTTATTAATTTTCGCACTGGCGATGCGGAAAAGCTTGATTTTGCAGATAACAGCTTTGACGTTGTTGTTTCAAGAAACCTTATATGGACACTGCCAAATCCTGATCTGGCGCTAAAAGAGTGGTACAGAGTATTGAAACCCGGGGGGCGAATTATCGTTTCAGATGGTTTCTGGTGTAACCAGACATGGAGACGATTTTATCAAATACCGATGAATATGTTGAAGGGTATGTTGCAAATAAATAGTAGGATTTCACTGCGATTTTTTCTTCATTACGCAAGCATGATAAAGCATTTGCCGTTATATGAAGGTGTAAAAGAAAACGAAGTACAGAAACTGATGCAATGCGCCGGGTTCAGTGAAGTTTTTTCATGGGATATTGGGCAGTATTTCCCAAAAAATCCATATGCATTTGCGATGAGTGTAAGGCCATCGTTCTTCATCGTTTATGCAGATAAATAA
- a CDS encoding ABC transporter substrate-binding protein, with amino-acid sequence MMLLKRSTSVSAKCLIVFLILLSALVCTSPNVSAAQSKVVRIGDLFANTYTSLDSQKESFGWYTSTLGLSETLFRIDDSYAVVPWLAESASVNGMTWTIRLKDNVVFSDGSKLTADMAVKCIERASKVNEKSQMLKGASFAVVDDKTFTITTPKLLPTVANELCNVYMAMINLDGSKNIDTAPICTGPFMVSEFDPGVSVKLVRNDNYWGGKVALDGVEGLYVADADTLSLAFQNGEIDAYIGPTTNDLSIFSAYPEKYTVVAIPASRLYYYYLNMERLSAKELRAAINMAVDPSAVCILLAGLASPTVGAYGADTAYGKITKHGYDPVEAKKLIEKLGYTLDANGYYAKDGKEIELDISYYAARSIDKIVLLMQEQLKAVGIKGILKVTEDPDGTYMTTGDFDIGVYCMTANPSADPYYFMERVVGGGKYTSGRYVNAKAKKLLEQLYSEPVAALRAKLAVEIQQQIISDEAMGFLAILNKTTVMRAGVVNCNERNPISFYFLNAKTAINN; translated from the coding sequence ATGATGCTTTTAAAAAGGAGCACGAGTGTTTCTGCTAAGTGCTTGATAGTTTTTTTGATACTACTATCTGCTCTAGTCTGTACTTCGCCAAACGTATCCGCTGCGCAGTCCAAGGTTGTCCGTATCGGAGATCTGTTCGCTAACACATACACAAGTCTTGACTCTCAGAAAGAGTCTTTCGGATGGTATACTTCTACACTTGGACTTTCCGAGACCCTTTTTCGTATTGATGACAGCTACGCTGTAGTTCCCTGGTTGGCCGAATCCGCTTCTGTAAATGGTATGACATGGACGATAAGGCTCAAGGATAATGTCGTTTTTTCTGACGGAAGCAAGCTTACTGCTGATATGGCTGTAAAATGTATAGAGCGTGCAAGCAAGGTAAACGAAAAGTCACAGATGCTTAAGGGCGCTTCATTCGCAGTAGTAGATGACAAAACTTTTACCATTACCACCCCTAAGCTTTTGCCAACTGTGGCTAACGAACTTTGCAATGTCTATATGGCGATGATAAATCTCGACGGTTCAAAAAATATAGATACAGCTCCCATCTGTACCGGTCCTTTCATGGTAAGTGAATTCGATCCCGGCGTATCGGTAAAACTTGTACGCAACGATAACTATTGGGGAGGAAAAGTAGCTCTTGATGGAGTGGAAGGACTGTACGTTGCTGACGCTGATACTCTCTCTTTGGCATTTCAAAATGGCGAGATAGATGCATATATCGGCCCTACAACCAATGATCTTAGTATCTTTTCTGCCTATCCTGAAAAATACACGGTTGTAGCTATTCCGGCTTCCCGTCTGTATTACTATTATTTGAACATGGAACGCCTTTCTGCTAAAGAGCTTCGCGCTGCAATAAATATGGCCGTTGATCCGAGTGCCGTATGCATCCTTCTTGCTGGTTTAGCCAGCCCGACAGTCGGTGCCTACGGTGCTGATACTGCCTACGGAAAAATTACAAAACACGGTTACGATCCCGTAGAAGCTAAGAAACTTATTGAAAAGTTAGGCTATACCCTCGACGCCAACGGTTACTATGCTAAAGACGGTAAGGAAATCGAACTGGACATTTCCTACTACGCAGCACGTTCAATTGATAAAATAGTTCTTCTCATGCAGGAACAATTGAAGGCCGTAGGTATCAAAGGTATACTGAAAGTCACAGAGGACCCAGACGGGACCTATATGACTACCGGAGATTTTGATATCGGTGTTTATTGCATGACTGCAAATCCTTCTGCTGATCCGTACTATTTCATGGAACGTGTAGTCGGTGGCGGTAAATATACCTCCGGTAGATATGTTAATGCCAAGGCAAAAAAACTTCTGGAGCAGCTTTACTCGGAGCCTGTTGCAGCTCTGCGGGCAAAGCTTGCCGTTGAGATTCAGCAGCAGATCATTAGCGATGAAGCTATGGGGTTTTTAGCAATACTTAATAAAACAACGGTTATGCGAGCCGGAGTTGTCAATTGTAATGAAAGGAACCCGATCAGTTTCTATTTTCTGAATGCCAAAACTGCGATAAACAACTGA